Part of the Macadamia integrifolia cultivar HAES 741 unplaced genomic scaffold, SCU_Mint_v3 scaffold2776, whole genome shotgun sequence genome, GAAACGAATACCTTCGAAAATTAAAAGGGACGTATGGTAATAAATTATGTTtcaaaaattcaattcaataaaACGCATATGACAATGATACGGTACATGTTTAATATGTATTTAATATGGTTATTCTGTAAAAATCAGGAGCAAAAAATATGGGTTTGttttggtattaagaatgaactaaaactgaCTATTTATAACAAAATTATAATATCCTATGGTCTCATGAACACTTAAATCCAATCCGACTTTTCAATTGGGGATCatatctcaaataaaaaaaaaaattacatttaatatTAATCCAGTTTAACCATATCTATAATAGCAAATGTTGATAAGTGATCTATTAGCCACTTTCTATTTTAACAAATAATatcatatatttataaaaaataataataatatcatgtggataatcatttaacaaatttaaatatcatcattgatattatcttatcaaacTAGAAAATTTACAACCACCCCTTACTGATGCGGATTCGGATTCTAAATCCAGAATTAAATCGCATATAGCCCCATTtggatattcaataatttaatcATAACAACCAACAACATAGCCATAATTAAAATAAGATTTTAAATTGAGTGACAAGATTGTAATTAAGTAGACTTGATAGGCTAATGGATAGAAACAAGAGGGTGAACACATAAGGTATTTGATTAATGGATTTAAGACAAGCTCGGAATGAAGTTAAATAAATGGTACAGGGTAATAAAAGAGAGAGTGAGGGGCAAATGGAAAAAGGAgttagaattaataaaataagaaaagaagaagcgTGTCATCcacaattttttcaaaatcaaaaaacCTACAAAAAAGGAGAAGTGTAGTTTTGGCAATTGGGATTGAGTTTATTTTTTCCCCCCAAACTAAACATATTAATAAGTATAAAACATATTATACACGTTTTATTCGCACATAACACAAGTCCTTATAAAATATGCGTGTATACGTCAAATTGTGACTTTTTGATTGAAATGTTGAGACACAACAAAAATGTGTATTATACttgaatttactaactatgatcCAGACAGCCCAAAAAATCTTTTTGGTTAAATTCTGCCAAAAGAATCATGTTAACATGGGAGCTTCATTTtgatgcaaaaaataaatagactGAAAGAAACCTTAATAGTCGCCTGCAAAATTAATGGATCTGCTAGGGCCAATATTTGCTTTCCGATTACTATAAGGGAATGTTGTGTTTTTGGTTGCCCAATTTGAAGGCTACATCAACTGAACTTACGATGTCGTCAACTGAAAAAGAAATACATTTACAAGGAACATGCAACCAAACTAGATCtgaaccaaaaaggaaaattgttAGACGTGCCTTCACAATTCAAATCACACTGATCTTACGTCTTGCGTACGGTTGTCAGGTCTATCAAGTGCCGCATGGTTGGCCTGCCATGTGGGCAATTCCAAGGAGACTTGAGGTCCGCCAAATGCTTAAGTatctgaaaacaaaaaatggagtAAGTTTTCTGATGGTCTTTGCCTCTTGCAACTAAATAACAAAGAAATTCTGTCCACTTTTACATTGGACCAACACAAATGGACTGAACAACCCAACTGTGACTGGTAGTCTACTCTAACCTCAGCCAAAATATGCATCAGCATCAATTGGACTCACCAGCACCTCAGCAAGTTAAACTCCTGAACTGGTCTTAAACCTTTATTTTCTACTGTATAAGGTCCACAAGATCACCAAATTGACCAGGATCAACCCCAAGCACTGCATTACTCGGTCAACCACCAATCCTGGTTTAAAGCATTACCCAGGAAAAATGGAACCATTTATTGTAGGTTCTCCAGTAGCTATTTGTGGCAGCAGCATACTTTGCAACAAATTATTCTCTCCTCAACCCTTCTTATTGAGTGTTACACTTAAGATAGGATAATATAGTAAGTTTTCTCTACTAAGCCTAAAAGAAACAATGTTTGAAACATCATGTTACAACAGAGCACTCCATTGACAAagcatatttaaaaaataataataaaaagaagaagatgcaatAAGATGTAGGAAAAAAAGCAGCTACAACTGCTTGTCCCAAAAGCTCAAGCTGTTAAGAgtcacaacaatgtatatcaattCACAACACCACCCCCCGCAAATGAAGcccaaacacacacacatggaTCTGCATGTGACACTATCACGTGGCACCAAGGGGGCGCAACACATAACACAAACCCCTCAAACTTACAAGGGGTTGAGCGATCAACCCCCTGGCAATGATAACATGTTACAACCACTTATCCCAAAAACTTGAGCTGTCAAGTGAGGgtcacaacaatgtatatcaagtATCAACACACAACACATGTCTAGTACCTTTTTCATCTCATTTCGGCCCAGTGGATCTCCGATCATAACGGATGAACGGCAAGCACGCGACGCCAGCATAGCACGGACTCTTGATGGGCAAACAGAATCTGAAGTGTCCATTTTGTAACTACTAATCATCGAGCACTCCCCTTGACTATCGGCAAGGGTAGATATGAGCTCCTTAAAATCTGTACTCGGAAAGGAAGCAAATATTTCTTGGACATCTCATTTATCCACAAACATATGTATGGAAGATTAACTACTTAATAGATATGGCGATGTTGACATCTTTATCCAGTATCTTTACTACAAAAATCCATGACACAGAGGCTCATCAATTTGCATCTTCCAGTTGATGGCCCATATTTTTCACTGCTCAACAGAAAGCTAAGAATCCTATCCAATCACTTGGACATGAAATATGAGCAATATCCTTCTTCAAAGAATCTGCTCCTAGATGGAAAGAGGTATTCATCTATCTAGTTTTTGGGCAGTTTACTTCTCAAAAATTTCCCATCAATTCTAGACAAGTATAAACAGGTATGCATGCTTGGTATGATTCCTACTTGTGAAATAAGAAGCAACCATTCAAATATGAGGAATTCAAAATTTGTAAAACAGCTATTACCTTCAGCTCCAAAAGTTATGTTTTTACTGAAGGGTACAGCTTTTAATTTAAATTGGCAGCCAGGAGGAGCATGTACATCCTCTTCCAAAGTAAATCCATTTTTCCTAACAATACACAGACCAGAATGCTCAGGAATCTTCCCAAACCCATGAAGAGAAACcaataagggagaaagaaagggggaggggaggggcaAAGACCATTTGAAAAAGGATATCAAGAGAAGCATGAGCGTTGTTCTACAACTTAATACTTAAAAAGGACTTGCACAAAGCATAGGTTGAAATAACAGAAAGTTTATTGTAGAAAACACAAAAGTGACTGCAATTCAAATCTCATCAACTTCTCTGGAAAGTGCTCAGTTCACCGTATCAATGTTTGTACTTGAATTTTGAAGAGAGAACTAATGTATAGATTCATACATTCTGTAAATTTTACATAATTTTGAATGCCTTTACAATTACTCATCATTTGcatggaaagaaaattttaacatGTCGGGAAGGAATACCCAAAATACAACATGATAGTTGCATGGACATTTTCATACACCATTGTACACTGAGGACCTTCTCTTGTTCACCCATCAAACTAATTTTCCCTCTATACAGCCACAAATGCCATTCACCAATCGATCATTAAGGAATTTGGATTACTGAAATGGTTTGAAATCAACCATTCATGATGGAGGACATtgatgtggatccatactatgGTCTAGGCTATCACAGGAGAAAGCCCAGCCCAAGTAGTCCTATCGCCCCACTTAAATAAGGGgatttaaatgatttaaataagggcccattgggcccatcgatttacATCTAATTAATTAAGTtgtcatttaatttaataaGGCCCATGGGGCCCATCAATGTACTCAGCCCATGAGAGGCTTTTAGTTAGTGAATGTTAGTtgcctactccatgttggagttctagttcTACTCCTagttggagtccaactcctatcaTGTAATGTCTAGTCATAG contains:
- the LOC122067237 gene encoding DNA mismatch repair protein PMS1-like, producing the protein MLLLISFFKWSLPLPSPFLSPLLVSLHGFGKIPEHSGLCIVRKNGFTLEEDVHAPPGCQFKLKAVPFSKNITFGAEDFKELISTLADSQGECSMISSYKMDTSDSVCPSRVRAMLASRACRSSVMIGDPLGRNEMKKILKHLADLKSPWNCPHGRPTMRHLIDLTTVRKT